The nucleotide window tCTCAGGCAGAGTGCCTTACCCACCAGAATACACAATCACAACCGTTCTCTTGCATGAATGGCCCTCTGTCAGGTCGCCTtctacacggtttcccttttaGACCTGATCCCATTACAGACAGCAAATATGTCCGTCATGTCATGCTCTTCTGAACAGATAGCTGTAACGTGTGTATTTTTTAACTAAGGTTTCATTCTTGTTACAGTCACTTGACATTATCCTAACTAAACTAATTTTAACTAAACTTATTTTTGGGGTAAAACAAGTTACTTTGCAAATTCTTCTATTGCAAGCAATTTCATTGATTCAATTTCATGCTGGTAGAGTAGGGACTTTTTTGTTGCTACTACATTAATTTGCAGTCTGATTCCAGGCACGTGGTTGTataatttctttttaatgtttcaaaacGACAGCCACAATTGGTCAACCAGACAATTTTCCATCCATCAATTATTCTGCAAATTGTTTTTTCGCTCTAGTTCTACCAACCCTGTGTACTTATCCTGCTTTGCGTTGTCCGGCCGCCTGGCCGACCTACAGGAGGTGTACAACATGTCGAACGGTTATGAAGACCTCATGGGAGAGGACGAGGGCAAGGACTCCAAGACCAACCTGATTGTGAACTACCTGCCTCAGAGCATGACGCAGGACGAGCTGCGGAGCCTCTTCAGCAGCATCGGAGAGGTGGAGTCTGCAAAGCTGATTCGAGACAAAGTTGCAGGTATGCGACTCTCTGAGGCAATAACACCTGTGACAGACCAGATGGACCCTGAAACacaatcatttgttttaaatggcaAATAAACAACCCTCTGAATACATCAATGGTGGGTCAGCTTAATGACTTAAAAATAGTTTGGCCATTCACTCATTTCTTTTAATGATTTACATTTGAAGGATACCAACTGGAAGCCTGTTTTCTGGCTTTTTTCGCCATTAGTGATttttaagttatttttatttgaaattccTTTGAGTTGAATAGTAGTTTGCTCAGTCTTTCCACCACCCTATACTTGTTTCATTTATTCGAGTGGGCAgtccatttgtttgtttgtgtagacTAGCATGCAATGTtaaaattttgtttttaaaaacctaTTTGTTTGAAGTTTTTTTGAACTATacaacgtttttttgttttattttattgttttcctttttttttctctaggcCACAGTTTAGGGTACGGATTTGTTAACTATCTTAACCCTAGTGATGCAGAAAGAGCTATCAGTACACTGAATGGACTAAGGCTACAGTCCAAAACTATCAAGGTAACGTGCAACAAGGTGTTCTACAATTCTCAAACCAAAGGTGGTATGTCATATAACTCTCGTGTGGCTCTTGTGCTGTCCGTTAACTAGTTAGTACATGTCAGCCCGAGGAAGAATACTGCTTTTACAGCTCAATTAATGCCCTATCGGACATATAGGGGTCTGActataattttatttattttatttgacaaatTACGTTAAATCGATGTTTTGTGCGTTCAATTCCAAACtagaacattttacattttggttGGTATAATTATCAGACATTTgatgcagtttttctttttaaattcaaaAGTTTTCCATATAAAACACATTGgccatgtaaatacatttttaaaaatggctAAAATATCAACAgtattttttttggtgtgtccttgttttgtaattgtgactCAGAGTTTTAAATGGGCAAATGTCGCTTCCTGTTGCTAGGTTTCATTCGCACGGCCCAGCTCTGACACAATAAAGGATGCCAACCTGTATATCAGCGGACTGCCAAAGTCTATGACCCAGAAGGATGTAGAGGACATGTTCTCACGTTTCGGACACATCATCAACTCCCGCGTACTTGTTGACCAGGCCACGGGTACATCAGGTAAATCCTCTTCAGTAACccataactttaaaaaaaatttaaaagggGAGTAATTTTGCTGCTTGTATCAGAATAGACATTCACCCGCTGTTGTCTCGTATCCAGGTGCGTCCCGTGGGGTGGCTTTTATAAGGTTTGACAAGCGGGCCGAGGCAGAGGAGGCCGTCAAAAACCTTAATGGTCAAAAGCCACCCGGAGCCTCTGAGCCAATCACAGTGAAGTTTGCTGCCAACCCAAACCAGGCGAAGAACACGCAGATCATCTCTCAGCTCTACCACAACCAGTCCAGACGCTTCGGAGGACCCGTACACCACCAGACTCAGCGGTTTAGGTAAGAGCAGTTGTGAACTTTTAAGTTTGCTTAagttaattttcttttctttttaattttagccttgaattaattacaaaattaattaattaatgtgaaATTAATTACAAGGAATGCAACatcagaggtaaaaaaaaattatggaAACAGGTCGATAAAACAGTTTAAAGTATCAAAAGGATGAAATATAGAGACTGTAATATGAAATATACAGATATAAAGACTGCTTATTAAATCATCCATATAACTTGTTTCTGGCTGTATTACAAACCACACTGCTTGGGTTGTCACTGGAAGAGCTTTACTGCGTACTACAAAAGTAAACAGAATATCATTGCATTATGGGCTGTTTTGGCAACATCAGACATTTGAAAAAGTTCACTGGGCTTTGTGATGTTGGACATTTTACAAACCAAACAATCAAGAAAATAACATATTAACCTGTGAAATATGCATTTATCAATTGACAGATTATTTATTAAACTGTTGTGGTGATTAATCCACAAGCAAACAATCTCATTCCCAGGTTCTCCCCCATGAGCGTCGATCACATGGGTGGTGTAGGAAGTGTCAGCGTTCCTGGGAACTCCACCTCCGGCTGGTGCATCTTCATCTACAACCTGGGCCAGGACGCAGACGAGAGCATCCTTTGGCAGATGTTCGGGCCCTTCGGCGCCGTCACCAACGTCAAGGTGATCCGCGACTTCAACACCAACAAGTGCAAGGGCTTTGGCTTCGTTACCATGACTAATTACGAGGAGGCTGCCATGGCCATAGCCAGTCTGAACGGCTACCGGCTCGGAGACAAGATGCTGCAAGTGTCCTTCAAGACGAGCAAGGGCCACAAGTAGAGGGAGGCGGACAATCGGTGTACAGGAGGGTTAGGTGAAAAGACCTATGCGCCAGATGTTTAAAGCAGTGAACAGAACGGGGTTTATAATCTAGAAAAATTCAGTATtgagttttagtgtgttcatgTTCACTCTTCTGCACCTTTTGTACTTGTCAAAAAGAGTGTTTTAGGCTGATTGTTGTCGTTTTTCTTCATCTTTACACTCCTCGAGGACACTATATgtagttttaatttttttgtgaaGGATTTAGAGGGTAATATCCCAAGGTACCCCCAAGATAACTTTCAAAAATGATCTAAAAATCTACTGTCTATATGTGTTGCATGTATAACAGAGGAGACTCGATAAATGAGGCACGCAAATGTTTCTGGGCAGTGCACTCGGGGGAAAATATAGGTGACAAGGAAAGCCTCGCAAATTGTTTTTGTGGATGATTTAGGCTTAAAGAAGGTGAGGACCAATtctttggttgtttttgttttggaaaaagaaGTGGTCTGTCCTGGATCCTCATTGTAGAGTAAAAATGGATGAATTCAATTATCACCCAATGGCATTACAGGCCTAAATGACCATTCACCTTCTGGAGTCCATCTAAGGGTAAAGCACTTCTTACTAGTCTGCTTTTGGTTACTATGGAAACCAGGCGTTTTTTATGTTGCTCTATGACTTTTGCTCATACCAGGTTAACAATATCAAGCATAACAAGCTTTTGCGATGTTTGTCTCATCCCGgtgtaaaggtttttttttcattataagTTGTATTTCAGGAGGGTCCCTTTTTGAATATGAACCCCAGTCAATGAGTAGGGAGTTGAGATGGACCAAAGGCAGGAAGAGATTTTGATCTTATTACCCAAGATAACTTTTCTGAGTAGATTTAAGGTAAAGTAATACCTATTTTTAAGCGGTACTAAGcttattttatgtatatatgaaAACTGACTGAGCGCAATGTCACTTAACCTCAGCATGTATTTGGTTTATTTctaattttattttcagttaatttgtttttttgtttgaagtattattattatttttttatttttttctcggTGTTTGTTACAAACTTGTTTTAACGAGCGCTTATGTCAAGTTTGGAGACTAATTCATGGCCTTTTGTTAAGtttggattttctttcttttcttcctttcttttggttgtttcaatttgagcataaaCCATtaaattttatttcttttcgcCAAAAGTtttgtttggtttatttttatttgcctttttcttATTTGGTTTGGATGTTCTATTCTTTTACTTGACGCAAATCTGCAGTGTTGATAGATCTGTGGTTAGTAAAAAGGGCGTTTCCAGAAAAGTGTTTGAAGAGAAGCTTTTAATTGTCagttattttgaaagaaaatataCGGACCAATGATGGTTGGAGATTATTCAACCTGTACATACACTTGAAGACATTTCAAGTTTTCCAAGTTTGCCAGATACATTTGAACCACTGAAGAGTTGCATGATTAGCAAGTTGAAGCTGAATGTGGGCGGCTTTTCAGCAGCTGTGAGTTGACACCTGGCTCAGTCAATCTGTTTTGATACCCACCTATTTGGGAGTAATTCACCCAAATCCATTAATCTGATTATTGTCCAACAGTGATACCTTTTAACTTGGGAGGGTTTGTTTGCTGCCTCAATGAAACATTTCTTATATGAACCCTTTAAAAAAGATAATTGGACGTATCACAGCCCATCTTTTAAATGCGGTTCATTTGGTAAGTTGTCTTGTTCTCCAAGAGGATCGACAAGTGGACCATTTACCATCAACGGTCATAGTTCTTGAATTAACCTGACTATAAATTGGACAGTTACAAATATATCAAATCATTTTTGCCAACTAACGTTTCACATTTTTGgatatttgctttaaaaagaaaatccctaGCAATAATTCCCCTGATGCTTTGTTAAATGCCAAAAGGAGTATTCCCATTTCAACATTCATTTTGGTCTTAAAAGTGCTTTTTGAATGAACAATTCAATCTTATTTTTGTGCAATATTTCAAGGCTTGCTTGCAGCAAGTAATGGAACGTTTTTGTAGTTGTGGactgtcatcttttttttttttttttttataatttctatTTTCTACTGACATTTTGTTTACTGCTCAGTTTTTTCAGCAGTATAGTTGGAATTGCAGGAAAGGTTGCAAGTGAATTTGTTTTAGGAGTCGTCAGATTGAACTGCATTCTGCCTTAATTTATAAGTGGGAATGGTGTATTTTACATCAGAGGAGgcgtaaatatttatttgacaaTGTATGCGGTTATGCTTGTTAATTATTGCAGTGTTTTTAAAGGTTAATTTTGTTTTCTTGGTTATGAATGACACTAAGTTGAAGTCCATTTAAATGTCCTCTAACATTGGATCATCAAAACATGTTTTCAGAACTGAAATTATTAAATTTCACTTAAGAGTTGTGTGAATTTGCCGTTTTATCGCCAAATATGACATAGGAGAATAAGAAACTTGCATAAGAAATTGTATTCAATTACGTTTATTTCAATGGTTTGCTTGTCGTCTTTCAGCCCCTATATTTCCTACTTTACTTCTCAGCAAGCTAACGCACATTAAGTGAGAGAAACCATTTGAGATCACATGACAAAACCATTACATTTTCCACTACTTTAGTGGCTCCTTGCATTTACATTCCACCAGTTGTATGAAGGATAAAGTTATCCCAAATGAATGTATGAGCTGGCCTCTAAAAACTATTTCTAATGATTgggaaagaacattttaaagatgTCATGGCTCGTCCCTGCAGAACAATGAAGACCATTGTTTGAGTTCTGCTCAAACAGGCTGCTTTCCTCTACTGGCAAATGAGTAGCCTTTCCAGAATGTCTCTGCATTCCTTCTGGTAAAAGCAGacatttctttttgaataaatatcccaCTCCTCTTTCCCATAGCTGACACAGTACAGTTCAAGCCCCCTTTCTTTTGCACAATTAAGAAAAGAACACATTGACGGGTCTTCGAGTGCAGTAAGTTTTTAttagaaaataaattcaaaacaTATGtataaaaattttaaatatagTATGTTTGCTTAATAAATATCCGTAAATACGAAGTCATAACATAAAGGTTCACTtcaacaaaatacatttgctCCTTTTACGAGTTTTTGTTTACTTTCAAGTCTTTCAGGTTCTCCGAATTATTGTCAAAAACCAAGATCACGTTAAGGCAACTCAAAACCCTGATCAAACTTCGTTAGGAGCTGTTGATTTAAGCTAGGAGTTAGCTCAACAGGTATAAGACTGTCTTCAGCGTCACCGCTGACTGATAAACACTAAAATCCATCTAAGTCGTTGCTTCAGGTGCATGCAGAGTATCCGTTTAAGATTTAGGTTGTATGTGAAACTTAATGCGTTTCCTTCCAGTCAGAACGGAATGGAAACATGCAATGTGTGGAGTTATTAAGTTTTCTGTTTTCAGCGTGGCACATGCAAAATACAGTCAAGCCGTTAAAACCCTGACAACACATTGCAACACCTCTGGTCTGTTTTATGACAGAAAAACAGCAGGATTTTAACCAAAGCAGACTTTTCAGGCATCAGATGATGGTCTCTTTAATCCAAAGAGACAATTCTGTGTGCGTTAGAAGGCAGTGTCCATCAATGTCCATCCCGTTAGAGTGTCTTAAACTTGGCAGAGGTTGTAGCAGGCCAAAGGTCTCTCCATCACGCTCTCTCCATCCACCTCATACACGTAATCGCAGCGATGTGCGATCAGAGGTGCATCAGACATCGCTACGCTCTGATTGCCAAAGGAGATtactgtgtctctctgtggggGAGAAGTCACCAGCAGTACAGTTAAAAAGATGGTGAAAGTAGATCTCTGAGGGGTTTTTTGTTATAAACTTTCATCgccattatatatttttatatgaaaaatgtCCTCTATAATAAGCACTGTTAGTAGTGGCAGCACTAACTATTCACACAGATTATAAAAGTACAGACGCGGTAATACAATTTACCAG belongs to Gasterosteus aculeatus chromosome 15, fGasAcu3.hap1.1, whole genome shotgun sequence and includes:
- the elavl1a gene encoding ELAV-like protein 1a isoform X1; the protein is MAVRRGHIKYLKADLQEVYNMSNGYEDLMGEDEGKDSKTNLIVNYLPQSMTQDELRSLFSSIGEVESAKLIRDKVAGHSLGYGFVNYLNPSDAERAISTLNGLRLQSKTIKVSFARPSSDTIKDANLYISGLPKSMTQKDVEDMFSRFGHIINSRVLVDQATGTSGASRGVAFIRFDKRAEAEEAVKNLNGQKPPGASEPITVKFAANPNQAKNTQIISQLYHNQSRRFGGPVHHQTQRFRFSPMSVDHMGGVGSVSVPGNSTSGWCIFIYNLGQDADESILWQMFGPFGAVTNVKVIRDFNTNKCKGFGFVTMTNYEEAAMAIASLNGYRLGDKMLQVSFKTSKGHK
- the elavl1a gene encoding ELAV-like protein 1a isoform X2, encoding MAVRRGHIKYLKEVYNMSNGYEDLMGEDEGKDSKTNLIVNYLPQSMTQDELRSLFSSIGEVESAKLIRDKVAGHSLGYGFVNYLNPSDAERAISTLNGLRLQSKTIKVSFARPSSDTIKDANLYISGLPKSMTQKDVEDMFSRFGHIINSRVLVDQATGTSGASRGVAFIRFDKRAEAEEAVKNLNGQKPPGASEPITVKFAANPNQAKNTQIISQLYHNQSRRFGGPVHHQTQRFRFSPMSVDHMGGVGSVSVPGNSTSGWCIFIYNLGQDADESILWQMFGPFGAVTNVKVIRDFNTNKCKGFGFVTMTNYEEAAMAIASLNGYRLGDKMLQVSFKTSKGHK
- the elavl1a gene encoding ELAV-like protein 1a isoform X3; its protein translation is MSNGYEDLMGEDEGKDSKTNLIVNYLPQSMTQDELRSLFSSIGEVESAKLIRDKVAGHSLGYGFVNYLNPSDAERAISTLNGLRLQSKTIKVSFARPSSDTIKDANLYISGLPKSMTQKDVEDMFSRFGHIINSRVLVDQATGTSGASRGVAFIRFDKRAEAEEAVKNLNGQKPPGASEPITVKFAANPNQAKNTQIISQLYHNQSRRFGGPVHHQTQRFRFSPMSVDHMGGVGSVSVPGNSTSGWCIFIYNLGQDADESILWQMFGPFGAVTNVKVIRDFNTNKCKGFGFVTMTNYEEAAMAIASLNGYRLGDKMLQVSFKTSKGHK
- the elavl1a gene encoding ELAV-like protein 1a isoform X4; the encoded protein is MTQKDVEDMFSRFGHIINSRVLVDQATGTSGASRGVAFIRFDKRAEAEEAVKNLNGQKPPGASEPITVKFAANPNQAKNTQIISQLYHNQSRRFGGPVHHQTQRFRFSPMSVDHMGGVGSVSVPGNSTSGWCIFIYNLGQDADESILWQMFGPFGAVTNVKVIRDFNTNKCKGFGFVTMTNYEEAAMAIASLNGYRLGDKMLQVSFKTSKGHK